CctctttacacacacaaaacactcacacacacaatgtTAGcatgtgctaatgctaacacaataaATGTAATTGTCTGCTACCGGCGTCTCCGTCCGTGTGTCCGTCCGCGACGATGGGGAGCTCAAAAgtcacaaaatggccaccgtgcACCGAGCGGGAACTTCAGGAGGGGTCCGAAAAGGTATTAAAGCGGATATGTCCGCGAGTAAAACGCGGagaagggtgggggggggggggggggggggggggaatgcggTGAAGCCGCGGCCCGCTAGTAGCTGATATAAAATGTTCCACTCACTCACCGCTCGCTGCTGTCTCCGTTCACTACCGAGCAGAACTTCCGGTTGGCGTCCCTACAATCGAGGGGCGGGGCATGCATGTGACGCCGTACATAACCACGCCTATAACTGATcatgccgttaaaaaaaaaaaaaaattaaaatgctataaaattctaaatatatattatattgtaataattgaattaaaaaaatcagtcttaataaaaaaaaattaaaaaaaagcaagtgaCATTTTTCTAAAACAACTTGTCACACATCCGCTCTTACTCAACTgctctaaagaaaaaaatatataaagtttTATTGTTGTACAGTGTCCTTGAAGGCCTCGTAAGGCACATTTTTtcttaataaaatacaaaaaaactatttgcaATAAGTCTCATTAAAGTCATGAAATATAACCAAAACGCTAAATTATCTATAGCTAGTTTGTCAACTCGCTCCTCTGTTTGCAGCCATATTGTGAGCGCAAGCACTCCATGTCATTAAAGAATTTCTCACTTGATTGTCAGCTCTCACAGTTTTATTTAATCAGATTACAAACTCTTGTGAATATCTCCATTTCCAAAGAAACACCCGTGACGCTCGAGCGCATTTTCAAAAGGTCGTCGGATTACAGCGCTTGGCGTTTGCGTCGCACTCGACTAGCTTGCCAACAACACACAGCCACAAATGCGTCATTGTTTCTTGCTTGACCCGCCACGTCAATGAcagcctcctcctccacctcttcattttttttggatGTGACGCTTCATGAAATAAAGTTAGTTTGCGGGATAATGCTTTCCACTTTGTGATCGGCGGGGTTCGCCGTCGCCTCGTAGTTGCAGATTGTCACTTCGTGTCTGTGAGCCTGGAAAGAGAAACAATTGTCAGCAATGTAGAAATAACTAGTAACTTTacatgaatatattttttaaaaagaatactATACTAGTAgtcttaataaaaaataagacaaagatTCATTCAAGCATAAAAAGAAATTGAACAAAATCAGCTGATTAAAGCATCGCAACATCaatgctaattagcgttagcattgagctagcggGACCTTTCTTTAGGTCGTTTTcaattcattcactcattcattcgTCCATTGATTAATTTAAAGCATTTGTAACCTCCGCGTATTCTCCCCTGAGGCCGATGTAGTAGATCCTGGTGCTTTCGGCGCCAAAGTTCTTGGAGATGTGGATGGAGAGGTGCTGGACGTTGGAAAAACGGGCAATCCTGGAAGttaaaagaagtaaaaaaataaataaataaaaatagggacGGAGCTTGTGGCTGTAACTCGAGCTGCGCTGTTTTGTGAACAAAACTAACTTGGTCGGGTACTCCAGCTGAGCGTTGGGGTCTCTGTTGAGTCTGAAAGCTTGCTCTGGTTCTCTGCCGGTGTCGTCAAAGGACATCTGAGGGATGTTCTTGTACCTGCAAGGAAAGTCTCAAGATTTTCATACATCTGTGACATGCTGATTATTAAAACGCAAGTCTGTATGCCCTAATGTCCAATTTGTGTGACACTCACAATCGTATCTCCGCCGGATGCGAGTCGTCGTCCTCTCCGGAGACGATGACGCCTTTCAGCTTGACGCTGCCAGTAAACCTGAGAGCAgaaagaaatgaaaacaaaaacgggaCGCGGCGAACACCGTGACACTTGAAATCGGAGTGCGTCTTTCCGGTTATGTGCTTATGGAACTTATGGGGAACTTACGGGACATTGAACAAGAGCTCTTCGTCGACGTCGCTCTCGACAAACTGGATGGGGAAAAATATAATGTGGGTTAATTAATACATCATGGCAtatcatagaaaaaaaatttaTCAATTTTGTAGTTGACCTTTAGGGAACAGATATAACAGAAATGCTCAATTTTACTGCAGCGCATCTTACTGAGTTTCTTATTTGTCTgcgtgatactgccctctagtggccaAGGCAggtacaccagaaggagcatagtgtctggactttttttttttttttgactggacGCATATAATTCTGCAACTAACAATAGTTTCAATAGCGGATTAACCTGTCGATTAATGGATTgaacggataaaaaaaaaaaaaaaaaattatgtctatCCAAGGatagacattatttcaaattgacagtgcagaaaacacaccaacataaaattaataattatgATTTCACCTAGCTGGCTTTGTCTGgaacatgtcagaaaataggcaaaaatgttgatcattgtgTTGCTGAgcaattttaaatgaaacaaaGTCAACAACCAATCAATGACCACCATATTGATGAATTTGACAATCTTGACTAGTCATTGCATctctacattttatgttattgattgtactttttttaattacgtaCAATACTGCCCACACAGTGTTATTTttcatgctttaaaaaaaatgtcatttttttatggtgtTTTTGAATGTCTGTCATCGATTGATGGCATTTCTTTGCAccactgaaaataaaatatttttagaattttttatttattttttgacattgCTAACAGTATCGTAGACTTATAGCATATCTATAATAGCCTACCAAGGCGTGTTTTTCTGCTGACTAATGTTGGACTTACAATACCTAACTTCCCGAATATCTAACTTTGATGACGGTTAGCTCATATCGGAGGAGTTTGTTTACCTTGTCGCGGTCTTTCCGCTGGTCCCACGGCTTGAAGACCAGCCTGCCGTCGCCTTCCCTGCTCTCGTTCAGGCACTGCAGCTTGTCGCCGTCGATGCGCCGATACAGTCCGTACTCGACGCCCCTCTCGGCCGGTTCATGGGCGCCCTCGCAGCCGCAGCCGTGgtcgtggtggtggtggtggccgGACATGGAGGCGGCAGACGCGGAGCCTTTTGAGTCCCAAGATCCAGAGAGCGAGTAAACGGAGACGCCGATGTTAGAAGCAAGTTTCACTTTCGTGCCAAACACGCCGACTTCAAAACAACGCGAGGTTGATGTTTACTTCCGGGTTAAtagtttcaaaataaagctcGTAGTTCGCCTACAGAAGTCTAAAACAGGGATGCACAAAATTTGgttttaaataaatcatttgtaaATTAGTAGTAATTCATCTTTTACTCATAATTTTAGTGTTTGTAAACATTTAATAATACgaactaatttatttttatttcattagtcattttaacgttattttataataaattaacatttttaaattagaatgacggaaaataattttaataactATTTATttgtagtgacagaaaatatatttaccaagtatgtaatgaaaataaaaatctaaaaaatgaaaatacattttccattttaatattttcagaaAATTACTTGTTTGCGTCACGTTTTctacaaaattattttaaaaagtaatacctttaaaatgtattaacatTCATATAGCACCATTCAACAACCTATATAATATATTGTTGATGTGACAAGATTACTACactagaaaaaaaggaaaatgtttcTCGTAGTAAATTGTGAGGAACTGGCCAAAATAGAGActattatacattttatatttataaatgacCCCACTGTTGACGTCCACTTCCACTAACACGGCAAATGAATATCTAGCTAAGAGTACAATCATATATTTTACTGGCATCTGGTGGAACTTAAAATTCTCACTTTTCAGGAGTCCACAAAAACGTCATTTTTGTTCAACCATGAACATTGCATCGTAAATGAAAGAAAGATATTTTCAACACTGAAGAATAGTCTATAATTTGTGAAACACTCATACTCATGGACTTACCAATTATGTAGATTTAACAGACAAGGTTTCGGGAAAAACACCAGCAATATATAATGTAGATATTTTACGTCAAATAACACAACAAAAGATGACAACAGGGGCACACAGTTCAGGGGAAAAAgtcaaatttaataataattaaaaaaaaaaaaaaaaaaaagaccgtagaacatttattaaaatctaataaaattaCAGAAATCCAATCTACTTCCTGGGGCATCTGGTCTACATCATCATTAATAATAGTGTCATAAATACATCTCTTAATACAAGCTCATG
This portion of the Festucalex cinctus isolate MCC-2025b chromosome 19, RoL_Fcin_1.0, whole genome shotgun sequence genome encodes:
- the pithd1 gene encoding PITH domain-containing protein 1, whose protein sequence is MSGHHHHHDHGCGCEGAHEPAERGVEYGLYRRIDGDKLQCLNESREGDGRLVFKPWDQRKDRDKFVESDVDEELLFNVPFTGSVKLKGVIVSGEDDDSHPAEIRLYKNIPQMSFDDTGREPEQAFRLNRDPNAQLEYPTKIARFSNVQHLSIHISKNFGAESTRIYYIGLRGEYAEAHRHEVTICNYEATANPADHKVESIIPQTNFIS